From one Acidobacteriota bacterium genomic stretch:
- a CDS encoding methyltransferase domain-containing protein — protein sequence MQFAWGYVPTLVIESALKHRVFDVIDEGPKTLEETAAATGASERGLRSVMNVLVGLGFLAKEGEKYVLTPESETFLVSTKPGFQGGIFKHTSGQLLPKWLQLNDVVATGRPAKAVNQEGDGSEFFQGFVKDIFPLSYPAATVLGKHLALSQRKGVAKVLDLAAGSGVWGIGLAQSADNVTVTAVDWEGVLPATQEVVGRFRLANRFSFIAGDLHTVDFGGDHDVATLGHILHSEGERKSRALLKKTFAALKSGGTIAIAEFLVNGDRKGPVGSLLFAANMLVNTDEGDTFSFEEIAGWLKEAGFKDARLLEAPGPSPLVLATKP from the coding sequence ATGCAGTTTGCCTGGGGGTATGTACCGACTCTGGTGATTGAGTCGGCATTGAAGCATCGCGTCTTCGATGTGATCGACGAAGGACCGAAGACGCTGGAAGAGACAGCGGCGGCGACAGGCGCTTCGGAGCGCGGTCTGCGCTCGGTGATGAACGTTCTGGTGGGACTTGGGTTTCTTGCGAAGGAGGGAGAGAAGTATGTCCTGACTCCCGAGAGCGAGACGTTTCTTGTCAGCACGAAGCCCGGCTTTCAGGGAGGCATCTTCAAACACACCAGCGGGCAGTTGCTTCCGAAGTGGTTGCAACTGAACGATGTGGTCGCCACGGGGAGGCCCGCGAAGGCGGTGAACCAGGAGGGCGACGGCAGCGAGTTCTTTCAGGGCTTTGTGAAGGACATCTTCCCGCTGAGCTATCCGGCGGCGACAGTGCTGGGCAAGCACCTTGCCCTGAGCCAGCGCAAGGGCGTGGCGAAGGTGCTGGACCTCGCCGCAGGTTCCGGCGTGTGGGGCATCGGTCTGGCGCAGAGCGCGGACAACGTAACGGTAACCGCGGTCGATTGGGAGGGCGTATTGCCGGCGACGCAGGAGGTCGTGGGACGCTTTCGTCTGGCGAACCGCTTCTCGTTTATCGCGGGCGATCTCCATACGGTGGACTTTGGCGGCGACCATGATGTGGCGACGCTCGGGCACATCCTGCATTCGGAGGGCGAGCGCAAGAGCAGAGCGTTGCTGAAGAAGACGTTTGCCGCGCTGAAGAGCGGAGGAACGATCGCCATCGCGGAGTTTCTCGTGAACGGCGATCGCAAAGGGCCAGTCGGCTCGCTGCTGTTTGCGGCGAACATGCTGGTGAATACGGATGAGGGCGACACGTTCTCGTTCGAGGAGATCGCCGGGTGGCTGAAGGAGGCGGGCTTCAAGGACGCACGTCTGCTGGAGGCGCCGGGGCCTTCGCCGCTGGTGCTGGCAACCAAGCCTTAA
- a CDS encoding DoxX family membrane protein: protein MDSRTSAAAEPNAYLNRSWWALRIALGVGPIAAGIDKYFNKLTDWGMYLSPVATKVVPVSTATFMHTVGVVEIIAGIIVLSRWTKIGSYIVMAWLLAIAVNLVTTGMFYDLAVRDIEIAVGAFALSQLTALRELHALPAAEPATPLIPAHR from the coding sequence ATGGACTCCCGCACTTCCGCAGCAGCCGAACCCAACGCCTACCTCAACCGAAGCTGGTGGGCGCTCCGGATCGCCCTGGGCGTTGGCCCCATCGCCGCCGGCATCGACAAGTACTTTAATAAGCTCACCGACTGGGGGATGTATTTGAGCCCCGTCGCCACGAAGGTTGTCCCCGTCAGCACTGCAACCTTCATGCACACCGTCGGCGTCGTCGAGATCATCGCCGGCATCATCGTCCTCAGCCGCTGGACAAAGATTGGCAGCTACATTGTCATGGCATGGCTGCTCGCCATCGCCGTCAACCTGGTCACCACCGGCATGTTCTACGACCTCGCCGTGCGCGATATCGAGATCGCCGTTGGCGCCTTTGCGCTCTCGCAACTCACCGCGCTGCGCGAACTGCACGCTCTGCCCGCCGCCGAGCCTGCAACTCCGCTCATTCCCGCGCATCGCTGA
- a CDS encoding RNA polymerase sigma factor → MERARLEGWTDQRVIERIRAGDTALYEILMRRYNQRLYRVARAILRDDAEAEDVMQDAYVRAYRHLDQFAGHSSFATWLTRIAIHEALRRLPKRRRTVPIEEMEFSAEGSMTMVETSPDPEQRASAGELGRLLEETVLDLPDQYRSVIMLRDVEEMSTAETAEALDLTEENVKVRLHRGHAMMRERLCARVGGQGKNAFPFMGARCDRVVMRVLERLDAEM, encoded by the coding sequence ATGGAGCGGGCGCGTCTGGAGGGCTGGACCGACCAGCGCGTGATCGAGCGGATACGCGCCGGAGACACCGCGCTGTACGAGATCCTTATGCGCCGCTACAACCAGCGGCTGTACCGGGTTGCACGCGCGATCCTGCGCGACGACGCAGAGGCCGAGGACGTGATGCAGGACGCCTATGTGCGCGCGTACCGGCATCTGGACCAGTTTGCGGGTCACTCGTCGTTTGCCACGTGGCTGACGCGCATTGCTATTCACGAGGCGTTGCGCCGCCTGCCGAAACGCAGACGGACGGTGCCGATCGAAGAGATGGAGTTCAGTGCAGAGGGTTCTATGACGATGGTGGAGACTTCGCCCGATCCGGAGCAGAGAGCGTCCGCGGGAGAGCTTGGCAGGCTGCTGGAGGAGACCGTCCTCGACCTGCCCGACCAGTACCGCAGCGTGATCATGCTGCGCGATGTAGAGGAGATGAGTACGGCGGAGACAGCGGAGGCGCTGGATCTGACCGAAGAGAACGTAAAAGTCCGCCTGCATCGCGGACACGCCATGATGCGCGAGCGCCTGTGCGCGCGCGTGGGAGGCCAGGGGAAGAACGCGTTTCCGTTTATGGGAGCGCGGTGCGATCGCGTGGTGATGCGTGTGCTGGAGCGGCTGGATGCGGAGATGTAG
- a CDS encoding single-stranded DNA-binding protein yields the protein MEDLEVKKKKVADFLQTITSPGRLNLKFNILACNGQVQPNTSSSAGEAAPASDSASNSADICVDLSGPDVSQLLARNGELLLALEHVAAKILRYEHDEHDRISFDADNYKLLRHQELGLAAEAAIDRVRRTGEPFSFAPMSSRERRLLHLALAPSGLPTASSGEGPRRFVVLYPEGEAPPPPPNPTDRAQAIRQRFRRR from the coding sequence ATGGAAGACCTGGAAGTAAAAAAGAAAAAGGTAGCTGACTTCCTCCAGACCATCACCTCCCCAGGTCGTCTGAACTTGAAGTTCAACATCCTTGCCTGCAACGGCCAAGTGCAACCCAACACCAGCTCCTCAGCCGGTGAAGCCGCTCCTGCCTCCGATTCCGCCTCCAACTCTGCCGATATTTGTGTCGATCTCTCCGGCCCCGACGTCTCCCAACTGCTGGCCCGCAATGGAGAGCTGCTGCTCGCGCTCGAGCACGTCGCCGCCAAAATTCTTCGCTACGAACACGACGAGCACGACCGCATCTCCTTTGACGCCGACAACTACAAGCTGCTGCGCCACCAGGAACTGGGCCTCGCCGCCGAGGCCGCCATCGACCGCGTCCGCCGTACCGGCGAGCCCTTCAGCTTCGCGCCGATGAGCTCGCGTGAGCGCCGCCTTCTGCACCTCGCGCTCGCGCCCTCCGGACTTCCCACCGCCTCGTCCGGCGAAGGCCCGCGCCGCTTCGTCGTCCTCTATCCCGAGGGCGAAGCTCCGCCGCCGCCGCCAAACCCCACTGACCGCGCGCAGGCGATTCGCCAGCGCTTCCGCCGCAGGTAA
- a CDS encoding sugar O-acetyltransferase, with protein MRNSEQLTEKQKMIRGELYIATDPALTEERARTQAALLKLNAAGEAAQRRGLFEGLLGSMGEGVEIRSPFFCDYGYNIHVGRGVFMNFNCVVLDVTPVHIGDGTQIGPGVQIYAADHPRDYNVRLSGLENGKPVAIGKNVWIGGGAIILPGVTIGDDAIVGAGSVVTRDVAAGATVAGNPARLLKS; from the coding sequence ATGAGGAACTCAGAGCAATTGACGGAAAAGCAGAAGATGATTCGCGGCGAGCTTTATATCGCCACCGACCCTGCGCTTACGGAAGAACGCGCGCGTACGCAGGCCGCTCTGCTGAAGCTGAATGCCGCGGGCGAGGCGGCGCAGCGACGCGGGTTGTTTGAGGGCCTGCTGGGCTCGATGGGCGAGGGCGTGGAGATTCGCTCACCGTTCTTCTGCGACTATGGCTACAACATTCATGTTGGCCGCGGCGTGTTTATGAACTTCAACTGCGTTGTGCTGGATGTAACTCCGGTGCACATCGGCGACGGCACGCAGATAGGGCCGGGGGTGCAGATCTACGCGGCGGACCATCCGCGCGACTACAACGTGCGGCTGTCAGGCCTGGAGAACGGCAAGCCTGTCGCGATTGGAAAGAATGTCTGGATCGGCGGCGGCGCGATCATTCTGCCGGGAGTGACGATCGGCGATGACGCGATCGTCGGCGCAGGCAGCGTAGTGACGCGCGATGTGGCCGCGGGTGCGACAGTGGCCGGAAATCCCGCGCGGTTGCTGAAGAGCTGA
- a CDS encoding ABC transporter permease encodes MLWYKSWRETRTTVLCGMAAMAVACVAIVYYQQTMRDHADAPMTYAHYIWKSVYSSIGRDLFLILSVILGSGGLLQEKAHGTSGFTLALPASRRDIVFSRALIGYCGVIAIALVPALLLPLVSRWQGQMYPLEQTLRFALLWAGVGAVFYGFTFLLAHRIEGDYIAVLVAIPSLMLYGVLLHLPWLARFRMLDIFDLINGDEMPFFNEAQHVLTGPMPWPALATIVVTGLVFVELASRSVQPREF; translated from the coding sequence ATGCTCTGGTATAAGTCATGGCGCGAGACGCGGACCACAGTACTGTGCGGTATGGCCGCGATGGCGGTGGCGTGCGTGGCGATCGTCTACTACCAGCAGACGATGCGCGACCACGCCGACGCTCCGATGACGTATGCGCACTATATCTGGAAGTCGGTTTACAGCAGCATCGGGCGCGACCTGTTTCTGATTCTCTCGGTGATTCTGGGCAGCGGCGGGCTGTTGCAGGAGAAGGCGCATGGCACGTCGGGCTTTACGCTGGCGCTTCCGGCGAGCAGAAGAGACATTGTCTTCAGCCGCGCGCTGATTGGTTACTGCGGTGTGATTGCGATTGCACTGGTGCCTGCGTTGCTTCTGCCGCTGGTGTCGCGCTGGCAGGGGCAGATGTATCCGCTGGAACAGACGCTGAGGTTTGCGCTGTTGTGGGCTGGAGTGGGGGCGGTGTTCTATGGGTTTACGTTTCTGCTGGCGCATCGCATCGAGGGCGACTATATCGCCGTGCTGGTGGCGATTCCATCGCTGATGCTCTACGGCGTGCTTCTGCATCTGCCGTGGCTGGCGCGGTTTCGCATGTTGGACATCTTCGACCTCATCAACGGCGACGAAATGCCTTTCTTCAACGAGGCACAACACGTGCTGACAGGGCCGATGCCCTGGCCTGCGCTCGCGACAATTGTTGTCACAGGGCTCGTGTTTGTGGAGCTCGCCTCGCGCAGCGTACAACCCCGGGAGTTTTAG
- a CDS encoding ABC transporter ATP-binding protein, whose translation MIAERIIQTAELTKEYGGFRAVDRLSCSVRAERITGFLGRNGAGKSSTIKMLLGMIRPTSGSGTVLGLRIDDAKQSIEIRRRIAYVGEDKGLYGYMTVAQLIRFTRSFYTDWQHDVEKKLLAEYRLPPDRKVKALSKGMRTKLALLLALARRPALLILDEPTEGLDPVSIEELLQTLVRAPMNGTTVFFSSHQLSEVERIADDILMIDRGGAVLDMPLEQIRENYRRISLGFTTAAPKLEALRGIETMRSDGRQIAILASSNADAIAQHARERGAVSVDVAPISLREIFLETVQDRNRQDQQRHREREDALV comes from the coding sequence ATGATTGCGGAGCGCATCATACAGACCGCGGAGCTGACGAAGGAGTACGGCGGGTTTCGCGCCGTCGATCGCTTGAGCTGCAGCGTGCGCGCGGAGCGGATCACGGGCTTCCTGGGACGCAACGGCGCGGGCAAGAGCTCGACGATCAAGATGCTGCTGGGGATGATCCGGCCGACTTCGGGAAGCGGCACGGTGCTGGGGCTGCGCATCGACGACGCGAAACAAAGCATCGAGATACGGCGCAGGATCGCTTACGTCGGCGAGGACAAAGGGCTGTACGGCTACATGACAGTGGCGCAACTGATCCGGTTTACGCGCTCGTTCTACACGGACTGGCAGCATGACGTGGAGAAGAAGCTGCTGGCGGAGTATCGTCTGCCGCCGGACCGCAAGGTGAAGGCTTTGTCGAAGGGGATGCGGACGAAGCTGGCGTTGCTGCTGGCGCTGGCCCGGCGGCCCGCGCTGCTGATTCTGGATGAGCCGACGGAGGGGCTGGATCCGGTGTCGATCGAAGAGCTGCTGCAGACGCTGGTGCGTGCGCCGATGAATGGCACGACGGTCTTCTTCTCGTCGCACCAGCTCTCAGAGGTCGAGCGGATTGCGGACGACATCCTGATGATCGACCGCGGCGGCGCCGTTCTCGACATGCCGCTCGAACAGATACGCGAGAACTATCGCCGCATCTCGCTGGGGTTTACGACAGCCGCGCCGAAGCTGGAGGCGCTGCGCGGGATCGAGACCATGCGCAGCGACGGAAGACAGATCGCGATTCTTGCGAGCAGCAATGCGGATGCGATTGCCCAGCACGCGAGGGAGCGCGGAGCGGTGTCGGTGGATGTCGCGCCGATCAGCCTGAGGGAGATCTTTCTGGAGACGGTGCAGGACCGCAACCGGCAGGACCAGCAGAGGCATCGGGAGCGCGAAGATGCTCTGGTATAA
- a CDS encoding GntR family transcriptional regulator, with the protein MIFRLNSSSGHPLYLQLMEQVRHAVETGVLQDGDQMPGIRTLAEELVISHNTVAKAYTELEHEGLLELRHGSGAFISAPRGARSRAAKLVEAQGKVRDVVEELRGDGFAQDEIRRLFESQLMQTKQTVRRS; encoded by the coding sequence ATGATCTTTCGATTGAACTCGTCTTCAGGGCATCCCTTGTATTTGCAGTTGATGGAGCAGGTGCGACATGCGGTGGAGACCGGCGTTCTGCAGGACGGCGACCAGATGCCGGGCATTCGCACGCTGGCCGAGGAGTTGGTGATCAGCCACAACACAGTGGCCAAGGCCTACACGGAGCTGGAGCATGAGGGGCTGCTGGAGCTTCGTCATGGGTCGGGCGCGTTTATCTCGGCGCCGCGGGGTGCGAGATCGCGGGCGGCCAAGCTGGTGGAGGCTCAAGGCAAGGTTCGCGATGTGGTGGAGGAGCTTCGCGGCGATGGCTTCGCACAGGATGAGATTCGGCGGCTGTTCGAATCGCAGCTGATGCAGACGAAGCAGACTGTGAGGAGATCATGA
- a CDS encoding DinB family protein, with amino-acid sequence MSIAQSLLAEFEVQAPITRKFLERLPEGKLTWKPHAKSMTAGQLAYHLAFVPGGVVRGAEKDVIPPPGFQFPQPETVQSILEAFDQSIATVREVLPGFDDAAMNATWRIVDGEKEIAAMPRGAFLRNIMLNHWYQHRGQFAVYLRLLDVPVPTSWGPSADERSVLQPS; translated from the coding sequence ATGTCCATTGCACAGTCGTTGCTCGCAGAGTTTGAAGTTCAGGCGCCGATCACACGGAAGTTCCTCGAACGGCTTCCCGAAGGCAAACTCACCTGGAAGCCCCACGCCAAATCGATGACCGCCGGTCAACTGGCCTACCACCTTGCCTTCGTACCCGGGGGCGTCGTCCGTGGCGCCGAGAAGGACGTGATCCCCCCGCCCGGTTTCCAGTTTCCGCAGCCAGAAACAGTGCAGAGCATCCTCGAAGCCTTCGACCAGAGCATTGCGACGGTTCGCGAGGTGTTGCCGGGCTTCGACGATGCCGCGATGAACGCAACCTGGCGCATCGTCGACGGCGAGAAGGAGATTGCAGCCATGCCGCGCGGCGCTTTCCTGCGCAACATCATGCTCAATCATTGGTATCAGCACCGCGGCCAGTTCGCGGTTTACCTGCGGCTGCTCGATGTTCCCGTGCCGACAAGCTGGGGCCCGAGCGCCGACGAGCGCTCCGTACTACAGCCGTCGTAA
- a CDS encoding SRPBCC domain-containing protein translates to MVATEQTLEDLTVTIKQEIHVQAPMDITFAALLEQLGPDNETPDGKSLNMKIEAWPGGRWYRDLGEGNGHFWANVQAIKRPSLLEFSGPLFASFPMVSNVQYRLTEVDGGTLISFKHTALGFIPADVRAGMDKGWSAMHARVREKAEASGK, encoded by the coding sequence ATGGTTGCTACCGAACAGACTCTCGAAGACCTGACGGTCACGATCAAACAGGAGATCCATGTGCAGGCACCGATGGATATAACCTTTGCCGCTCTGCTGGAACAGTTGGGGCCGGACAACGAGACGCCCGACGGCAAGTCTCTCAACATGAAGATCGAAGCGTGGCCAGGAGGAAGATGGTATCGCGACCTGGGCGAAGGCAACGGACACTTCTGGGCGAACGTTCAGGCGATCAAGCGACCCTCGCTGCTGGAGTTTTCCGGGCCGTTGTTCGCGTCGTTCCCCATGGTGTCGAACGTGCAGTACCGGCTGACCGAAGTCGATGGCGGCACGCTGATCTCCTTCAAACACACGGCACTCGGCTTCATCCCGGCAGACGTCAGGGCGGGGATGGACAAGGGCTGGTCTGCAATGCACGCGCGTGTTCGTGAGAAGGCCGAGGCATCCGGTAAATAG
- a CDS encoding winged helix-turn-helix transcriptional regulator, with the protein MARASTTSDAFNAVAEPRRREILSYLAGAERPVGEIVDALGLPQPSVSKHLRVLHNVGLVRMRCQGRQKLYRTNAEAIRPLHEWAGTFERYWQHQLNRVKERAEAMTRQSAQAVNIAVPKDPDSKS; encoded by the coding sequence ATGGCACGAGCGAGCACAACATCGGACGCATTCAACGCAGTTGCCGAACCGCGCCGGCGGGAGATTCTGAGCTACCTTGCCGGAGCCGAGCGGCCGGTGGGAGAGATTGTGGATGCGCTGGGGCTGCCGCAGCCCTCCGTCTCCAAGCACCTGCGTGTGCTGCATAACGTAGGGCTGGTTCGTATGCGCTGCCAGGGCCGGCAGAAGCTGTACCGCACCAATGCCGAAGCGATCCGCCCGCTGCACGAATGGGCCGGGACGTTTGAGCGTTACTGGCAGCATCAGTTGAACCGCGTAAAAGAGCGCGCCGAGGCGATGACACGGCAGAGCGCGCAGGCAGTGAACATTGCAGTACCGAAAGATCCAGACTCAAAGAGCTAA
- a CDS encoding M20 family metallopeptidase, which yields MDCANIFARTQSKSPWLLSRLKELVLVESPSEDLAAVNAAMELAAGWAEALGGRVKRHRQKSFGDVYELKFGELRFGPKSSRQKPILLLGHLDTVWPMGTLKSMPWLEAGGKIYGPGVLDMKAGVVMALTAISVLRELSLLRPVTLLLNSEEEVGSPVSRPITERLAKESQAVFVLEPAQVLALKTARKGIGNYHVHVNGIGAHSGVDFERGHSAVLELARQIEKISAFTDLKSGLTVNCGVISGGTRSNVIAAEARVEVDVRIARASDARKVDRFFSSLKPFDKHCKLTVTGGINRPPMERKAGTVALFKQAKKHAAGLGFEVDEASTGGGSDGNFTAALGVPTLDGMGAIGAGAHAAHEHIEAKHLTPRTALLAAMIAST from the coding sequence ATGGACTGCGCAAACATCTTCGCCCGTACCCAGTCGAAGTCCCCCTGGCTGCTCTCGCGCCTCAAAGAGCTTGTCCTCGTCGAAAGCCCAAGTGAAGACCTCGCAGCAGTTAACGCCGCCATGGAACTCGCTGCCGGATGGGCGGAAGCCCTCGGAGGCCGGGTCAAGCGCCACCGCCAGAAGAGCTTCGGCGACGTCTATGAACTGAAATTCGGGGAACTGCGCTTCGGCCCAAAATCCTCCAGGCAGAAGCCCATCCTGCTGCTCGGCCACCTCGACACTGTCTGGCCCATGGGCACCCTCAAGTCGATGCCCTGGCTCGAGGCCGGCGGCAAAATCTACGGCCCCGGAGTCCTCGATATGAAGGCCGGAGTTGTCATGGCGCTCACCGCCATCTCTGTCCTCCGCGAGCTTTCCCTGCTCCGCCCCGTCACCCTCCTGCTCAACTCCGAAGAAGAGGTCGGCAGCCCCGTCTCCCGCCCCATCACCGAGAGGCTGGCGAAAGAATCTCAAGCCGTCTTCGTCCTCGAACCCGCCCAGGTGCTCGCCCTCAAGACAGCGCGCAAGGGCATCGGCAACTACCACGTCCACGTCAACGGCATCGGCGCGCACTCGGGCGTCGACTTCGAGCGCGGCCACTCCGCCGTCCTCGAGCTGGCGCGCCAGATCGAGAAGATCTCCGCCTTCACCGACTTGAAGTCCGGCCTCACCGTCAACTGCGGCGTCATCTCCGGAGGCACCCGCTCCAACGTCATCGCCGCCGAGGCACGCGTCGAGGTCGACGTCCGCATCGCCCGCGCCTCCGACGCCAGGAAGGTCGACCGCTTCTTCTCCTCCCTCAAGCCGTTCGACAAGCACTGCAAACTTACCGTCACCGGAGGCATCAACCGCCCTCCCATGGAGCGCAAGGCTGGCACCGTCGCTCTCTTCAAGCAAGCTAAAAAACACGCTGCCGGACTAGGCTTCGAGGTCGACGAGGCCTCCACGGGAGGAGGCTCCGACGGCAACTTCACCGCAGCCCTCGGCGTCCCCACGCTCGACGGCATGGGAGCCATCGGCGCCGGGGCCCACGCCGCCCACGAACACATCGAGGCCAAACACCTCACCCCCCGCACCGCCCTGCTCGCCGCCATGATCGCCAGCACTTAG
- a CDS encoding UDP-3-O-acyl-N-acetylglucosamine deacetylase — protein sequence MGPEPHFERTIRSAVEFSGVGLHSGAPVSMRLVPAPAGSGIVFRRIDLDNFEIAATGRNVAKVSYATSLMRGSVLISTTEHLLSALIGYGVDNVIVEINNLEVPILDGSALPYIRAFDETGIKQQRRRREYMRILKAVEVRDGDKFIGVYPGEGYAIDYTIDFPEPIGYETFQGDLATGDYARLIAPARTFGFKEDEAMLRNMGLIRGVSDESAIILSRKGVENGPLRFSDEFVRHKVLDLIGDLALAGRRIEGRVVAERAGHAMHTALVQRLLRDRSAWELAHGYNRLREPEPVLARLQPVTA from the coding sequence GTGGGACCCGAGCCTCACTTTGAGCGCACAATCCGGTCGGCGGTTGAGTTCAGCGGGGTTGGGCTGCACAGTGGAGCGCCGGTGTCGATGCGGCTGGTTCCGGCTCCCGCGGGTTCGGGCATCGTCTTCCGCAGGATCGATCTGGACAACTTCGAGATTGCGGCGACGGGGCGCAACGTCGCGAAGGTGAGCTATGCGACCAGCCTGATGCGCGGCTCGGTGCTGATCTCGACGACGGAGCATCTGCTTTCGGCGCTGATCGGCTACGGCGTGGACAACGTGATCGTCGAGATCAACAACCTCGAGGTGCCGATCCTCGACGGCAGCGCGCTGCCTTATATTCGTGCGTTCGACGAGACGGGGATCAAGCAACAGCGGCGGCGACGCGAGTACATGCGCATTCTGAAGGCCGTCGAGGTGCGCGATGGCGACAAGTTTATCGGCGTCTACCCGGGCGAGGGGTACGCGATCGATTACACGATCGACTTCCCCGAGCCGATCGGTTATGAGACGTTCCAGGGCGATCTGGCGACGGGCGACTATGCAAGGCTGATTGCACCGGCGCGCACCTTCGGCTTCAAGGAAGACGAGGCGATGCTGAGGAACATGGGGCTGATCCGCGGCGTCTCCGACGAGAGCGCGATCATCCTTTCGCGCAAGGGCGTGGAGAACGGGCCGCTGCGTTTCAGCGATGAGTTCGTCCGCCACAAAGTCCTCGACCTGATCGGCGACCTGGCGCTGGCGGGCCGCCGCATTGAAGGCCGCGTGGTGGCCGAGCGCGCAGGTCATGCGATGCACACGGCGCTGGTTCAGCGGCTGCTGCGCGACCGGTCAGCGTGGGAGCTGGCGCATGGGTACAATCGCCTGCGCGAGCCGGAGCCGGTGCTGGCGCGGCTTCAGCCGGTGACGGCGTAA
- the mgrA gene encoding L-glyceraldehyde 3-phosphate reductase, translated as MAYVPDPKRYEQHAYRRSGRSGIVLPPVSLGLWQNFGGADVFETGRAMVRRAFDRGVTHFDLANNYGPPYGSAEENFGAMLKKDLAPYRNELIISTKAGWDMWPGPYGIGGSRKYLIASLDASLKRMGLDYIDIFYSHRPDVNTPLEETMSALAQIVRQGKALYVGISSYSPERTREAAAILKSEGVPLFIHQPSYSMLNRWIEDELLATLAELGTGCIAFSPLAQGLLTSKYLKGVPEASRAGGGGSFSKKMLSEDNLKHVRALDKIAKRRGQTLAQMAIAWVLRDARVTSALIGARNVTQLDDSLDAVKNLKFTEAELKEIDRYATDGGLDIWKGAREGTA; from the coding sequence ATGGCCTACGTCCCCGACCCGAAGCGTTACGAACAGCACGCCTACCGCCGCTCGGGGCGCTCGGGCATCGTGCTTCCTCCCGTCTCGCTTGGCCTATGGCAGAACTTCGGCGGCGCCGACGTCTTTGAGACGGGGCGCGCCATGGTGCGACGCGCCTTCGATCGCGGCGTCACGCACTTCGACCTTGCGAACAACTACGGCCCGCCCTATGGGTCGGCGGAGGAGAACTTCGGCGCGATGCTGAAGAAGGACCTCGCGCCGTATCGCAATGAGCTGATCATCTCCACCAAGGCCGGCTGGGACATGTGGCCGGGGCCTTACGGCATCGGCGGCTCGCGCAAGTATCTGATCGCCTCGCTCGACGCGAGCCTGAAGCGCATGGGCCTGGACTACATCGACATCTTCTACTCGCACCGGCCCGACGTGAACACTCCGCTGGAGGAGACAATGTCGGCGCTCGCGCAGATCGTCCGCCAGGGCAAGGCGCTCTACGTAGGCATCTCGTCCTACAGCCCGGAGCGCACGCGCGAGGCCGCGGCGATCCTCAAGAGCGAAGGCGTGCCGCTGTTCATCCACCAGCCGTCGTACTCCATGCTCAACCGCTGGATTGAAGATGAGCTGCTGGCGACACTCGCTGAGCTTGGTACGGGGTGCATCGCGTTTTCGCCGCTGGCACAGGGGCTGCTGACGAGTAAATATCTCAAGGGCGTTCCTGAAGCATCGCGTGCAGGGGGCGGCGGCTCGTTCAGCAAAAAGATGCTGAGCGAGGACAACCTGAAGCATGTGCGTGCGCTGGACAAGATCGCAAAGCGACGCGGGCAGACGCTGGCGCAGATGGCCATCGCCTGGGTGCTGCGCGATGCGCGCGTGACCTCGGCGCTGATCGGCGCGCGCAATGTGACGCAGCTCGACGACTCGCTGGACGCGGTGAAGAACCTGAAGTTCACCGAGGCCGAACTGAAGGAGATCGACCGCTACGCAACCGACGGCGGGCTCGACATCTGGAAGGGTGCGCGCGAGGGAACGGCATAG
- the rplU gene encoding 50S ribosomal protein L21, with amino-acid sequence MYAVIRTGGKQYKVAPGDTLKIETTGQTEGNVEFSDVLAVSKEEGKFVSNLKGAKVTASVLGEGRGDKILVFKLKRKKQYKKMQGHRQNYVEVKINEILVG; translated from the coding sequence ATGTACGCAGTCATTCGCACCGGCGGTAAGCAGTACAAGGTCGCTCCCGGCGACACCCTGAAGATCGAGACCACGGGCCAGACCGAGGGGAATGTCGAGTTCTCGGACGTCCTCGCCGTCTCGAAGGAAGAGGGCAAGTTCGTCAGCAACCTGAAGGGTGCGAAGGTCACGGCGTCGGTTCTCGGCGAAGGCCGCGGCGACAAGATCCTCGTCTTCAAGCTGAAGCGCAAGAAGCAGTACAAGAAGATGCAGGGCCACCGCCAGAACTACGTTGAGGTCAAGATCAACGAGATCCTCGTCGGCTAA